In Poecile atricapillus isolate bPoeAtr1 chromosome 1, bPoeAtr1.hap1, whole genome shotgun sequence, the sequence CTGCAATTCCCTGGGTTCACATCTGAAATGATGATTGCCgggaggggaaaggagagggCTCGGGAAGGAGGGAGTacctgaaattaaaatatgaaagaaaactCACAAGGATGGGGGTGAGGAGAGaggtgggaggagcagggggaggaagTGAGGGGAGTCGAGTTGTTAATGCCGCTCACCGtggtccttctctgcagggaCCCCAAAGTACGTGTGGGGTTTGGAGGGCACAAGGTGGGCAGCAGAAACATGCACGTAGTGGGGGGTGCGCTGGCCGTGGGGAGACACTTACCTTCCTAGGGCAGGGGTGGACGAGAGATTGAGAAAGTGCTGGTAGAAAGGAGAGAGGACGAAGCTGAGGAGGGATGCAGGACCTCAAGGGGAGATGATGTGTCCTCTAAGCCAACGGTggcggcagcagcaggatggagacGCCCCTGATAGGGCCGGGACAGCAGCATGTGACCCAGAGCTGCGATGAGTCAGGATTTAGCAAAGCTTTGCAAACAGCACGTAGGGGATGGAGAGACAGAGAGGCAGGCAGCAAGGGATAGACGTAGACAGATGAGGGTGAGAGAGCCAGAGAATAAGAGTGGGTGTGCAGGATAAACAATCCCAGTCACTCCAGgctcattaattatttttattcaaatcaGAAAATCTTGCAGAGTTTTTGGGAATCAAATCGAACCACAGAACCTGTAActctcccctttcccctctCAGGCCTACTGAGAATAGAACACAGTGCAGTGACTGCAAAAACACTGCAGTGCCTCAGGGCAGCTGCTAGGACCAGGATGGATAGGACTCCTCTTTTCTCCAGAGGTAAAATGAGGTGAAGCTGGTACCTACAGCTCTCACTTTCCCAGCCTCACATATGGGGAAAGGCATCACTACATCTTGACAGCCTCTGGGAACAGGTGTTAAAAACAGGTCACTCAGTCACTGTATCCTCAAGAGGTGCTTCCATTTCCTGaaaaagggaggagggagaaattAATGACTCCGTGCCCAATGTCTCTTCCCCTTTCACTGCCCCCTTTTGCTAGTGGGGTCAGGAATGGCAGCAGGGTTGCATGATGGCCACCATAACCACCTTGTAAAGCCTGGCCTCTTTTTCAGGCTCTCATGCTCTTGTGACTGACATCCCCCACCCTTCTCCTCATATAATATAGTGGAGGAGAGGCTTTATCAGCATGCTtagtcctttttctttctcttcaccTCCTTCTAATCCTTGCACTGTGTTCTCACCATTTCTGTTTGCTTCCTTGTCTGACGGATTTTCTCCGCCTCTTCCCGCTCCTCTTCCTCAACTGATTCCTTGTCGAGGCGTTGCAGCTGTGGCAGCCGGGACAGGACCTCCAGCCGGTAATTGGGCTCTTCGGTGCACGGATTGTCCATCAGCACCAGTGCCTGCAGCATGGGGAGAACCTGCAGTTTTTCCACCTCCTGAAAGCTTTTGATCCCATTGCtcctgaagaaaaggaagcacagagagcaggggaaggagacCCATGCACATAGTGAAATCCCTTTGGAACAGTAAGTGGACAAGACAGAAAAAGCAAATCTTAATGGCATCAGGGACCATAGACCTTAGACCACAGATCTGTGACCCAAGATCCAGATCTGCAGCTTCCCAGACTGAGAGACAAAAAGGACATCTCCTCTGGATTCCTCGTGCTCAGACAGTCCATTGAACCGTGTGACATCACCACGGCCCTGCATGGCAAACGCTGAGATCTAAAGGGAATTTGCAGGCAGAGCATAGAGAACACGCTTTGAGGGACCCAACTGACTTATGGCAAGGAATGAAAACCTGAGGTGGGGTATGACAATGACGGGACAGGCTGATATTTTGTAAGAAGCCCAGGAAAGGCCCTGGCTGTTACAATGCCTAGACAGCTGCTGAACACCAGTTAAGGATGGTAGATATCAACCCATCCCTACCAGATCTTcaacttccaaaaaaaaaaaaacaacctagaAAATCCTAAAGATCTAAATGGGAGTGCAGTCTGACGAAGGGATCTCTGGTCCcaacacagagcagggaggacCCACCGTAGGTTGAGGTACTGCAGGCACTTCATGCTGTCAGAGAATCCATCCAGGGCCTCAAGCTTGTTGTCACGCAGGTGCAGAGTCTCCAGCTGCTTGAACTCCTCAAGGCCTTCAAGGCTGCAAATGGTGTTCTTGGCCTGAGCATCAGGGAggcagaaagagagaaggaaaatggggacacacaggggaggGAACAGCAGTTATTTCTGGCCTTTAAATCTCTTTCTATCCTTCAGACTCCCTACCACTCATAACACATCCTTGTCTGAAGCTCAGTCAGGTAATTCAGGGTCTTGGCCAAGTGGGTTCTCAGGATACAGATTCAAGGACCAAAAGTTTGCTGAAAAAGTGTTTCCTGGAGCATCACTTGGTGTTTGAGACAAAACCACCCCAGATGAATACTCCACTGCCAGCACAACACCCCCTTTCCATGGCAGTACCAAATCTGAGCCTCAGAGAGCAACAGTATGGAGGGGAAAGCACATCTGAGCCTAAAATTAATGTGTTTAAAGGGTGAGTAGCAGCCTCTCTTAGCCACACAGTACATTTAAGTCCAGGCACCTTCCAGTAGCTGCTTCTCTTGTGGGGAAAACCTACGACCAAGAAGTCCCTTCTACTCCTCTGGGCTGTGTCTTACTTCAGGAAGTTTAAAATTCCCCATCACTGAATTTCATTCACTTCCCTGGGATGTGGGTTAACAAAGCAGGGGAATATGGAAGCTCTGAATTTCAGGACTCGTTTCACAGCAGGATTTCGGCTGGAAAAGACCACTAGAGGTCTCCTGTCCGAGCGGATACTCCCCGCAGTGCCAGCACCTACGCTCTGCTCTGTCAGGCTGCTCACCGCCCTGCACGGCCAAGTTTGGAGCATCCCAGGTAATTATCGTCTCCCCACCACGttctccagcctggagctgagcagggctttcCTTGCCAATGTGTCTGCAGTCGCTAAGGATGCTGAGACCTGAATGAAAAATGGCGTGAGAGGTGCTGTTGTGCTCTCTCTTCCTTGCAGGTATCCAACAATGACGTGGGCAATACCTGAGACTAAAAAAGGAGCACAGGCTGAACTGGTGGGATAGGAGAACATTTTAGGGCTGAGTCATTCTGGATAAAGACATTTTGTagaaaaggaagattttaaTAGAAATTGGACAAAGAAGAatctggagcagctgggccaAGTAAAAGGAGTAACACCGTGACAAAAAGAGGAAAGCTGGATATTTAGTGAAGGCCATGTGAGCAGATTTAACAGTCAGGAAGGATTAGGACATTGTATCTCAGAGAAAATTGTGAGCTGGCATGGGTGGGGAGCTCATTGATCACTGGTTTATAAAAGGAATAGTAACCTCCCATCACTCTCACTTTCTTCATTACTTCAGTGTGAATTGTTTTACCAGCTCTGGCCTTGCAAGCACTAGCAGGACAATGCAGAATGGACATTTCTCAGAgttgtttcatttctttcccCTAAATCAAACAACATTCTGTCTGACACGCTGTACCTTCCCTTAGATATCAGTTCTTCACCCAGATGTGATGCCACTGTTTTTTATTGCAAGTTACCATACGTTGCCCATGATTTCCTCTCCCCTTCCTGCACACTCCACCTTTCTCAGGTTAGCCTTTTCCACCACTGCTGTACCATGACCAGGAGCTAACACAGCCCTACTGTGACCCTCAAAAATTATGCAGGTGCCACAGACAGCTTGTAGTCTTCCTAGTACATACCACTTTTTGCATGCTAAATTTCATCTGCAGCTATGTCATACCTTAACCAAAAGTGGTTCAATTCCGTAAATTGAGCCCCGTCCTTGAGGCATCAGCTGCACTTACCCAAGGCTGAAGTAACACCAAAGTCTTTCCACAGAGACCAAAGCACTACTGGGGGAGATTTCCCTGCAAAATGATTTAATGAGCAGGTAGACATGGGAGACAAATTCAAGCCCCAAAGATTCTTGAGAGTCAGTTGTTCTAGTTTCAACACTCATCCCTTGCAATTTTCCTGTTTCACACGGGCAGCTCAGAAACCCTTCAGTCATGCCAGGAGCCTTTCCTTAGTAGACATGCTCTGTTTGCTTCCCTACAATAACTCACTAAGGTGACTGGGTATGCTTTGAAATGCTGTATTGTATCTAGTGACTTATCCACTTCATCCACTCTTGAAGCACTTCCAGTCAtaaaatcccagttttccatcaaAAAATTGCAGGCAATCTCAGCAAGCCATCTCCTCAGTGTTTTCTGCCAGGGAATCTTGATGAATAGAAGCCACATAGTTTTTCAAAGTCTTTATCatatttaattgcttttcaaGAGGTAGTGACTCAGGACATCTGTTTAATCTTTGCAAGCTGTAGCACAGTGTGATGCATGGGGCTAAGCCATACATCCTCTCTTCACTCACATCTCTAGGAGTAAATGCTTCCTTGAAGTAATTGTTTATGACATTAAGAAACAGCTTCTCCTATCTTAGTTTCACTGCAATATTGAATCAATTTCTTTTTTGGCAGCTGCAGGTGTGAATCATATAATTGTGCTGGCTTTAAACCAGTATTTGATTAGGCCCATCAGAGAGCAGAAAGGCATCGCCTCCCTTTGTCACCCGAAGAGTAAAGCTGTTGCTTTGCCCAGTGATCTCCAGTGGTCCCAGGGCACATGGAATACAAGCTTGCCCAacagtgcctgaagggaaaacTGCCCTCCTGCAGGAGGCTGTGAGGGAAGAACCCTTCCTGTGAGGGAAGATGCACTGAACACCAACTCCTCTATGATTTGTGGTTTGTGGCCACTCCCTTTGTGCTATCtgggctgcaggtgccaggctctgcagcagctctgtcccactCCCCAGGCTGGCTGATCCCTTACCAGATAGAGCTTCTTGAGCTTGGaaacacccagccctgctgtggtcTCTAGCTTGTTTCCTCGCAGCTCCAGGACTTGCAGGCTGAACAACTGGTCGTGACTCAGGCCCAGCACtttctggattttattttctgggtgccagaggaagaagaaacaagTTAATCCTACCAGTCCAAGAAAGTCTCCCCATAAGAATGAAGAGAGGTGGTCTGTATCACCTTTCAGGCTGAGGTTGGCTAGGAGGGGATGAGTAATGCCCTCAAAATCCATGATGTGGTTGCGATCAAAGCTGATGACTTGGAGGTAGGGCAGCTCCTGCATGCTGGCACTGGTGAGCAGATTCCCATCCACCTTCAGCCAAAGCAGCTGGGTTAGGCTGCTCAGCGGGGCCAAATCTTTCAGCTTGTTCTTTGACAAATCCACATACCGCAGGTGAATGAAGCGTTCGAGGAGGCTGATGTCTGTCAGGCCCCTGAGGGAGGGTGAATGTGAATAATATAACTCTCATATTTCCCCACTACTATATTTTGGGTTGCTTCTTGCCACTGGTGGAGGGAGGGCAACCTTCTCTCCTACTTCCCTGCTGTCCTAGAAAGCCTTGCTGAGAGAAGGAAGACAAAAGGCAGGTGATAGGGACAGACCTGTAAGCAAAGATGAATGGTAAGATTGGACCTGCTTTCCTAGCAGAGGGACTACTTATTCCCATTGAATTGTATCTGTCAGGATAGGGAACAGCCAGAGCAGAGAAAAGGGTAAGTTCTGGGGTCTGTTAGACAATAGTGCCAACCCAAAGGACTGTGTCAAAGGTCTTTCCTAGTGGAAAAAACAGTGGTTGAGATACCCTATCAAAGAAACAATCTTAATGGGCCCCTTAGCTAAGTGGGTATGCTGGGGAGGCTGAGGCTCCAAACTGTCCCAAGGCCATTGTGGCACAGTACTTGCAGCTGCCTGCCTTAAAGATTAGCAATTAGGAGGACAGATGTCAATGGATATTTCTCAAAGTGCCTGTAGGGAGGTCACTGTTCAGCTTCCCCTAGGAGAGCACAGTCCAGAGCGATGAGCAGGCTGCAGTCAGCCTTGGGGGACACTGATGTGTGTCTTGGGGGACCCAGTGGTGTGTGTGGCTGTGGTGGAGGCAGTGCCCAGGCCAGGGCCGAGGATGGACAGGCTATGCTGAGGCACAGACTGGAATGCAAGAAGGCTGGAGAGAGATCAGGGCCTGGACACGCTCCTACCCCACATGGCCACTCACCAGCTTGCAGCACAGCGGCCCCCCAGCCATGGAGTAAGGGGCTTCTGCCGGGTCAGGCATTGCACACTCACTTGTCTTTGGCTTCAAACTTCACATAGGCGAGAGCCAGCCCGTTGCCGGTCTTACTGAGGAGAGAGAGGCCCTCCTTGAGGATTTCCTCCGtcaggggacagggagctggctcctgggagaggagagagcaCAACGCCAGTGCTGGCCCAACCACAGCCGGGCCATGCTGAGAACTTCCCCCTcacctcttccttctcctcatcctcctccttctcctccccctcttccttctcctcctccccctctgGCTCCTCGTCCTCCATGCTCTCGGGGCAGGCCGCGCTCGAGGCCCGGCCGCTGCCATGGGAACGGGGGCGGGCCCGGCTGCGCGGAGCCGCCGCCTGGGCGGGCCCGCCGCTGTCCCCGGCGCCGCGTCCCCGGCGCTCGGAAAGCTCCGAGCCTGTCGCACCCCACGCTCCCAGCTGGGTGACATCTGCAGCTGTTAGCGGATCCAGAGAACCGAAGGATGTTTTcggctggaagggacctctgtGCGCGCCCCATCTCAGAACGGGGACGGTTCAAAGTcaggcagggctgcacagggtGCTGGGCACTGGGGCGGTGAATGCCCGATTAACTCTTAATCAACCCTCTGGTGAATGTTTAATTAACGTCTTGAGCAGAAGTAGCCTTGGGCTCTGCATGAAGCGGCCCCGAATATGAGCACCTGGATGCCAGtaaggggtttttggggtgcatCTATCctccagagctgggaagggttgAGGCTGCCCTTGCCCAGCCGATGCCAACAGCACCGGGTGTTTACCAGCCGGGAACGCTACTCAGAGCTGACTGTCACCAGTGCTTTGCAGTTAATACAAAGTCCAAGGCTCTGCCCCCTTTCCCTTCAGTGCACTTTGCTCCTTTGCAGTGCCTGGGCAGCGTTAGCGCCAGAAAAGTGGTCcgagcagagctgctctcagagCCATCAGCCATCGCCCCTCCCGCAAGGCACCCCTGCGCTCAGGGCTGCACAGAAAGCTGCCGTCTGTGTCCCCTGCTTTGTCCTGCTAGACTCCCCGGTGCCGACCTCTTCTCCTGTGCTACACATCTGTATTCGCTCCCTGCTCATTATCACAcaacagaatggtttggattggaaggaaccTCAAAAATCAGCTCATCTCAACCCCCCCTCAGACATAGGCAGGGATTACACACACCAGACCAGGTTGCCGAGGGCTCCATCCAACTCAGCCTTGAATACCTCCAAGGATAGGGCAGCCACAACtcctctggacaacctgttccagtgcctcaccaccctcagagtaAAGAATTCATCTGCATATGAACACTCCTGCCTTTGCTTCCTGCCCTAAACATCCCCTAATTACAGAAGGGAACCCAAATCTTTAAACTagagaaattttatttagaTTATATATACATATCCCAAACCTAATTATACTGATAATTAAGGAGGGTATGTGCTAAAAGCTGCCCTGCAGACCCACGGAGGAGCACAGGGTGACGCCAGCAGGAGAGGGAGCCCAAGCAGCACCCGGCCGGCTGCTTCCAGGCCCATCCCAGGAGCCATCAGCCCACTAAAGGCCCATTTCCAGGGGCACAGGGCACGATGGCAGGTGGGAACCCACATTAAGGACTCAGAGAAAGGAGCACcctgtccagccccatcccaggggaGCCTCAGCTCCAGAGCACCTTTGGGATTGGGGGTGTAACTGTGCTCAGGGGTGTGGGACGCAGGATGGGATGCAGGGGAAGAACATCTGGGGATTGCACAGGACTCATTAGGGAGTGTTTAGGACTGGAACCAGGGCTGATCTACATCTGATTAAACCAAATAAACGGATATAGCCTACAGGAATAAAAAGGGCCAGTCACATGTAAATAGTTTGTGATGGTTTGTCCATGTCCTGCACCTGATCAGTGCAGCCTGTCAGGTCTTCTCGCTGAACTTTTGCACTTTGCCCTGGGTGAGGAACTTGtggccagagcagcacagggaattgGCTACTGGGAGGCTGGAGAGGTTGGGATAGAGGGGCAGCTACTGGGCACTGCCCaagcccagctgctggaaggagACACAGTATGTGTAAATACTTCTATAAATAGATATACAGAGATGCTCACTAGTGCACCTCCATCCtgctcagctggagcagggcgtGGGATGAGGCTGTGTGGGAGTGCTCTGTGTGGATGCATGTGTAATCTGTGTGGCCAGCCATGGCTGTGCTTAAGTGGAATATATTCAGAGtcacaaaatattctgagttTAAAGGGacacccacaaggatcattgagtccagtgGTGCCTACTGGGAATACAAGCTCAGCCTGGCTATTGTTTGGGGCTGAGGATGCGGAGCCATCGCAGCCTCTCTCAGGCTGTTACATCTGGcacaatgcatttttctccaacAGCAACCTGTTTAAAATCCAACCACTACAGTTTGCTGTGAGGATCTGGCAGTATTTCCACTCCAGAGAGCTGCAGTCCTGCCAGAAAGCAGAcaaaaagaagaggaaacaaGATCTGGCACTCCTGCTGATATAGAAATGATTTTCCATGAGTTTATTCCTCATTAAATGAATGTTTTCATGCTCCTGCATTCTCTCAAAGCAGCAAGATCAATGCTCAACTCCCATCTGTTTTCTTCTATGTAGGTCACTCTCCTGGGCTCTTGTGcagtgggcagggctgggcaggagcagaagctgacagcagagctgcagccagtgACCCATCCCTCAGTGATTGTACCCAGTCCCTGCAGCCTTAGGACCAACCACTGTGTGCCCCTGCTGCATCACTGCCGCTCTGGTCAGTGTGACCCAATGGCCTCAAACTACAGCCATGGCCCAAGCAGCCCCTCAAGCACGTGCTCTGGTtgtaaaaaacagttttcaggcaccttctttttctcctttgaattatcctccttcctcctttccaCATCACTCCACACATAtacagagctgggagctgccaccTCCTTACTGCTGTCAGGTTCTTCCTTCTCAGACCACCTGGTATCCTAGGAAGGAGATCCCTCCCAtccagctgggcagcaggaagCTCCCCCAGCAGTAGCTGGGCAGGAGTCCCTACAGCATCAGGCTTTTTCCTCCTtgctcctcagctcctgcccctcaTCCCTCAGGTGATGCTGGCACTCTGCCCATAGGCTCCCAAGGATGTACTGCCTCACAAATAAGCTCCTCCTTGTGAGGCACTTCTTTTTCATCACCCTCAGTACTACCAAATAAACATCAGCAGCTGGGAAGTAACATCAAGTCTTGCTTCCTCACCCACCAGCACATGGCTGAAAGCAGGCAGCAAgcactgccccagcacagggccGAAATAAAATCCTTCCCTGCAGAGACAGAGCTGCTCCACTCAACATTTAATGAGCAAAGTCAGTTATTACAAGTCCTTACAGGCAAAGAACAGTGATGAGCACATTACTGAATCTGCCAGGGAAGACTGGCTCACTGGTGGAACAGCCAGGTGCTCCAGCAGCCACTGGAATAGAGATACAGATGTAACAGAATCACCACAGGCCCAAAGAACTGTTATATGAAAGAAGCAAGATGCAGGTTGAACCTGTGCAGTGCCTACTGGGGTAATGGTGGGCTCTCAGGGAAAAGCCCACAAAACCCTCTCTGCAACCAGCCACCTCCAAAAGCAGGAAATTCTCTACACTGCTTGTTCCCAAGATGCTTCCCAATAAGATCCAGGACACgcctttgctttttctgtttttcatttattgTTCAGTACGGGACACAGGTGAGGTAAGACATCCCACAAGGGTCTAAGCTGACAGGTTCCTTGCTGATGGAGCTGAAGGATGCAAGAGACTGtggttcctttttccttcttgcagCACCAGTggccccctctccctgcagggctgcagggaaagggagagatACTGGCCAGGTGGGCTGTGGGCTCTTAACAGGTCAATGGGAAACTGAGGATTCAGCTCAGAGAGGAGACTGTCAAGACTCTGCCGAGACAGGCTCCTGCTAACAGGGCTCCAACATGGTGGGGGTGGTTAGCAGAACATCTAGAACAATGACTGTGGAGGGGAAAAGCCTCGAGGGAGGCCTCCGTACTGAGACGTGTGCAACGAAAGGTCCCTTCTTGCTTCCATTTCTTAACCACAAGGGACAGCTCCTCATGGGGTGCTTCAGTGTTTGGCATTGATAATATCCACAAACTCTGGCTTGAGAGAAGCTCCACCAACAAGGAAGCCATCCACATCATGCTGAGAGGCCAGCTCCTTACAGTTGCTGCCAGTGACAGAACCTAAGGAGGGAGCAGTGTTTTAAGGTCAGATGTGCCAGCTGTAGGGAAATGGGGCCAGGGCAAAGGCAGGACTGGCAAGGTACCAGCCACCTCTTGCAGACAGCAAGGCTATTTCCCATTTATCCAAGAAAACTACCCAAACAAGCTAGAAGGTGATTTTTTATGCTCTGAAAGTCCAGAGTTTCCCTGCCAAGGAGAAAATTATGTACAACTGTAACAACAGGTAGAAAAACTAAGCACTTCCTGCCCTGGAAAGTCACTTCAGACTCACCTCCATAGATAATCCTAGTTGACTGAGCAACAGCATCAGACACGTGGCTTTTCAGCCACCCCCGCAGCTTCTCATGAACTTCCTGAGCCTGCAACACAACACAAGAGTCACACTGAACCATTCTGCACACAGATCCCTTCTGAAGACAAGGGAACAGTTAGATGCTGTCTAAGTCATTAAGAATCTCCAGGAGATTCTCAGTAAGACTCTTCAGTAAGGTTTCCTGGGAGGGAAGGGTCAGTTTACTCAGCCACCTCCCTCACTCATACCTGTTGGGGAGTTGCAGTTTTACCGGTTCCAATAGCCCAAACTGGCTCATAGGCAAGAACTACTTTACTCCAGTCCTTCACGTTATctagggaggagggagaaggtaGAGGTGAGCACGATACCCCCAGACTGGGAAGACCAGAGCTGGAAAActgctaaaaaaacccaacccaaccacTTCTTTTTCCTCGTACCAGCAATAGCCTTGGTCTGTTCAAAAACCACCTTCTCTGTTATGCCAGCTTCTCTCTCATCCAGCTTCTCTCCAATGCAGGCAATGACTCCAAGGCCCTCAGACAGAGCATGAGCCACCTTCTGCCCAATCaactgggaatggaaaagaaacaagacAGCCATTAAAACAGGTAGGAGGTCTGGTTTAATTGCTCACTTTTCCAGACTTTGCAGACCTATTTGAGCTAGACCCTGTCTCTATTCTATGAAGCCACTCACCTCATCAGACTCTCCAAATACATGCCTTCGCTCTGAGTGGCCTAGGATGACCCATGCAGCTCCAATATCCTTGATCATTGCTGGGCTGGAGAGAAAGGAGATGATTCACTGGAGGAAATTCATATCCCAGAGGCACCCTGACTTTTCTCTCTGGGGCTCACCTGATTTCTCCTGTGAAAGCACCCTTTGGTACCTTGTAACAGTTCTGTGCCGCCACGCCAATCTTTGCATCAAGCTTCTGACGGGCAAAGTCAAGGTAGATGGCAGGGGCTCCACAAACCACctctgcaaggcaaagcacacGCTTACCCTTGTGACAGGGGAAGGGCAGAAACTGTACCCAGCCACTGATCCCGAATCCCAGCCGTAAGAGATCATCCCTCTCTCCTGAGAAGGGACAGCCTGCCCCTCCTCATTGACATTTGGGGGGCCCTCTGCCACTGGACAATCCCTGCGATCGGATGACTCAACAGCAGGGAGCAAAGCCCTTTCCAGGGGGCTGCACAGGCAATACCAGGCCGACGGCCAGCTCACAGGGGTCCCTTGGGAAGTGCCCAGATAAAAGACGGGGCCAGAATCCCACCCTACAGCCCGGGCCTGGCCGAACCGGGGAGCGCCGCACCGGGTTGCGCCTGGGGTTGTAAGCGGGCACGGCGGCGGGGCAGGGGCAGCGCAGCGCTCCGAGACCCCCGCTCCCGGGGATGGGGGCCAGGCCCAGGGGAGGCGCGGGGCTCCGGGGGTCTCCGGGGATCGGCCGGGGGCGCCCCGGGGGTCGGCCGCACGTACCCGCCGGGCCCGCGGGAACCCGGATCCGGTTTCGCAGGTATATTTAGCACCGCTGCCGCGGGGTTATATTTAGGCCCCCGCCGCCCTCTGACATTTGCCGCTTCCCCGCCCGGTCCCGGGCCCGGTCCCCGGCTCCGCAGGGCCGTGCGGGACGTGCACTACGTGCGGGCCGCGCCCTCACCGGTGTCGGCGGAGAGCTTGGCGCCATTCAGCGTGTGGATGAGCTCGCCCAGGCTCTTCTTGTCGCCGTTCATCTTCCAGTTGCCCCCGACGAAGAACTTCCTGGGCGCCATGGCGGGAACgagcgggagcggggccggcaccgGAGGAGACGCGAAGGTCAGCGGCGGCAGCGCGCGAGGCGACCGGCGCTCCTTTTAtagcccggcggcggcggcgaccACGCCCCCTGCGTGCCCCGCCCATAGCCCCGCCCCTCGCCCCACCCGCGCTTTCCCCCAGCCAGGCGGGGGCCAGACAGGAGCCAGGGGGATATTCCGACTTTTATTTTGTCCCTCGTGTATTTTGGCATATCAAGGGCTCACAAGGGGAAGCGCTGCTCGTGGCCCGCCTTGCTGCCCGCCCCACGCCCCCGCC encodes:
- the LRRC23 gene encoding leucine-rich repeat-containing protein 23 isoform X2, with the protein product MEDEEPEGEEEKEEGEEKEEDEEKEEEPAPCPLTEEILKEGLSLLSKTGNGLALAYVKFEAKDKGLTDISLLERFIHLRYVDLSKNKLKDLAPLSSLTQLLWLKVDGNLLTSASMQELPYLQVISFDRNHIMDFEGITHPLLANLSLKENKIQKVLGLSHDQLFSLQVLELRGNKLETTAGLGVSKLKKLYLAKNTICSLEGLEEFKQLETLHLRDNKLEALDGFSDSMKCLQYLNLRSNGIKSFQEVEKLQVLPMLQALVLMDNPCTEEPNYRLEVLSRLPQLQRLDKESVEEEEREEAEKIRQTRKQTEMEMEAPLEDTVTE
- the LRRC23 gene encoding leucine-rich repeat-containing protein 23 isoform X1, which translates into the protein MEDEEPEGEEEKEEGEEKEEDEEKEEEPAPCPLTEEILKEGLSLLSKTGNGLALAYVKFEAKDKGLTDISLLERFIHLRYVDLSKNKLKDLAPLSSLTQLLWLKVDGNLLTSASMQELPYLQVISFDRNHIMDFEGITHPLLANLSLKGDTDHLSSFLWGDFLGLVGLTCFFFLWHPENKIQKVLGLSHDQLFSLQVLELRGNKLETTAGLGVSKLKKLYLAKNTICSLEGLEEFKQLETLHLRDNKLEALDGFSDSMKCLQYLNLRSNGIKSFQEVEKLQVLPMLQALVLMDNPCTEEPNYRLEVLSRLPQLQRLDKESVEEEEREEAEKIRQTRKQTEMEMEAPLEDTVTE
- the TPI1 gene encoding triosephosphate isomerase yields the protein MAPRKFFVGGNWKMNGDKKSLGELIHTLNGAKLSADTEVVCGAPAIYLDFARQKLDAKIGVAAQNCYKVPKGAFTGEISPAMIKDIGAAWVILGHSERRHVFGESDELIGQKVAHALSEGLGVIACIGEKLDEREAGITEKVVFEQTKAIADNVKDWSKVVLAYEPVWAIGTGKTATPQQAQEVHEKLRGWLKSHVSDAVAQSTRIIYGGSVTGSNCKELASQHDVDGFLVGGASLKPEFVDIINAKH